The Paenibacillus sp. MBLB1832 genome has a window encoding:
- a CDS encoding DUF4956 domain-containing protein translates to MMGDSLNFQDVVKKSILHFEAFRNISYIDILIGLAVSFGIGMFIYYIYRKTFRGVVYSYNYNVTFVLMSMITALIIMTISTNIVLSLGMVGALSIVRFRTAVKDPLDIVYMFWAISVGIAAGAKLYPVALLGSLAVGAALLFLSRRKIREQPYLLIIRHSDDSISELRIRLRQMNYQVKSKTVRKNFTELTLEMRLRDDNTAFVNELSRIEGVHDVSLINYTGDYAQ, encoded by the coding sequence ATGATGGGAGATTCGTTGAACTTTCAGGATGTAGTCAAGAAGAGCATCCTTCATTTTGAGGCTTTCCGCAATATTTCATATATTGATATTTTGATTGGGCTTGCGGTTTCATTTGGGATCGGTATGTTTATTTATTATATTTATCGTAAAACGTTCCGCGGCGTCGTCTACAGCTACAATTACAATGTAACTTTTGTTCTCATGAGTATGATTACGGCACTTATTATTATGACGATCTCCACGAACATCGTATTATCACTTGGAATGGTCGGTGCGCTCAGTATCGTACGGTTCCGAACAGCAGTAAAAGATCCACTGGATATCGTTTATATGTTTTGGGCGATCTCGGTGGGAATCGCCGCTGGAGCGAAGTTATACCCAGTTGCATTGCTCGGCTCTTTGGCCGTGGGTGCTGCACTTCTATTTTTGTCAAGGCGTAAAATAAGAGAACAGCCCTACTTGTTGATCATCCGTCATTCGGACGATTCCATAAGTGAGCTGCGCATAAGGTTAAGACAGATGAACTATCAGGTGAAATCGAAAACGGTCCGTAAAAACTTCACGGAGTTGACACTTGAGATGCGTTTGCGGGATGATAACACTGCTTTTGTGAATGAACTGTCCCGCATTGAAGGCGTGCATGACGTTTCTTTGATTAATTATACGGGGGACTATGCCCAATAA
- a CDS encoding polyphosphate polymerase domain-containing protein yields the protein MNLEFLGKKLRHEQKYYIHPYEYVTLRQRLAAMLPLDGNSDDNDGYNISSLYFDSPKDHSLYDKVNGIFGRQKFRIRIYNGGDQTIKLERKSKYGDYVSKESVQLNRVDYDRILNRDISFLLEYNHPLIKDFHRALQGGYQPAVIVDYVREAYVYELGDVRITFDKMLSAGINTHDLFDPNLALTEALDSTKTIMEIKYNDFLPEAIRLIVRPETHNRSSISKYVICREVGFRHFRP from the coding sequence GTGAACTTGGAATTTCTAGGAAAAAAACTGCGACATGAACAAAAATATTATATACACCCATACGAATACGTTACGCTGAGGCAGCGACTTGCTGCTATGCTCCCACTGGATGGTAATTCGGACGACAACGATGGGTATAACATCTCCAGCTTATATTTCGACAGTCCAAAGGATCATTCACTTTACGATAAAGTGAATGGCATCTTTGGTCGCCAGAAGTTCCGCATTCGTATTTATAATGGCGGAGACCAGACGATTAAGCTAGAGAGAAAAAGCAAGTACGGGGATTACGTGAGTAAAGAGTCCGTTCAGTTAAATCGAGTTGACTATGATCGAATATTGAATAGAGACATTTCCTTCTTATTAGAGTACAACCATCCCCTGATTAAGGATTTCCACAGAGCGCTGCAAGGCGGTTACCAGCCAGCAGTCATTGTAGATTATGTTCGTGAGGCCTACGTCTATGAATTAGGCGATGTCCGTATTACGTTCGATAAAATGTTGTCAGCAGGCATAAATACACATGATTTGTTTGATCCCAATTTGGCGCTGACCGAAGCTCTTGATTCAACCAAGACCATTATGGAGATTAAATACAACGATTTTCTTCCAGAAGCGATCCGGCTCATCGTCCGTCCGGAAACGCATAACCGTTCCAGTATTTCTAAGTACGTCATCTGCCGCGAAGTAGGTTTTCGGCATTTTAGACCATAA
- the pelG gene encoding exopolysaccharide Pel transporter PelG, with translation MAGIGFELRRLFGQKGLFNSFRAYAYSSMTTVGPMILCMSTIVCMQRFMLAAESPYLDRQLFLATVVYCFIFSVLITGGLSMLVTRYISDMIYLRKYEHLLSSYYGAIATALPIGSLLAWLFLRNVSAGLGYKAAAYLFFSELIIIWLQSVHLSALKDYKRIVRNFCCGVVIAIAGSWLLLKYTPYKSAAAVLTMMDIGFMLIVLLTAYHFEQKFPRKSSRVYFNFFTYFRKYPSLFFIGTFFYSGVYVHSFVYWFSPYNERIGERFVISPFYDLPVFYAYLTVVPTLVTFVVSVETSFYDKFRGYYDKILNGGTLQEIMRAKLDMQRTLMQEVSFMMEVQLLFTVISLALGIKLLLKLGFSNEQLYMFNILVLGYFVFIMSFIIMLIMLYFDDRKGVLAISSLFVLLNAGFTYWFMKIEYHGFGIFIAAFVALLCALARLIMYVRNIDYYTFCAQPITVPKKVSRWYHFRRKSSVVTMLLVISVIFLSACSNDSSHESGTGPQMSPVTAPIAANDKLIEDKRLYQQDNDTSVDTIYLTILPDKRGKENPLTWYAMNRIKNRMDEGDLKVIVQEGAPDGSGPKSGMFGYGSTGSNGKISIRGNTARYAAQRSYKIRLEDQAGLWHDQKTLNLNKHILDSTRIRNKLSFDIFETIPNMTSLRTQFVHLYVKDLSEGKGESFEDYGLFTHIEQPNEKFLKSHWLDPNGQLYKAIMFEFFRYPDELKSKSDPAYNKAAFETRLEIDGYEDHEKLLTMLDDVNNLTIPIDDVVAKHFDLENYLTFLAANILMDNMDTDAQNFFLYSPLNSEKWYFLPWDYDGGWELQRGQGSISPYSEGVSNFWGSVLHNRFFRSEKNVQLLKDKIDELYATINNETVAKRLQTYRGIVEPFMVKAPDINFLPTHLSKLNDEFKRIEGVPLRSLERFKEDIEKPKPFFMGDLIHENGKYRFEWDPSFDLQGDDLTYEWTLAKDPAFTEVIEQRKNLKDTSVELSSLKSGEYFWKVTVQDGKGHQQIAFELQSIDGKPYYGVRAIKVE, from the coding sequence ATGGCGGGTATAGGATTCGAACTTCGGAGATTGTTCGGACAGAAAGGGCTGTTTAATAGCTTTAGGGCATATGCCTATTCCTCCATGACGACAGTGGGACCGATGATTTTGTGCATGAGTACCATTGTATGTATGCAGAGGTTCATGCTCGCAGCAGAATCTCCTTACTTGGATCGCCAGCTGTTTCTTGCGACCGTCGTGTATTGTTTCATTTTCTCTGTACTCATTACCGGAGGATTATCTATGCTCGTGACCCGCTATATTTCGGACATGATCTATCTGAGAAAATATGAGCACCTACTATCTTCTTACTATGGAGCGATTGCAACGGCATTACCGATAGGATCTCTACTTGCATGGTTATTTCTTCGGAATGTTTCAGCTGGACTCGGATATAAAGCAGCAGCCTATCTGTTTTTCTCTGAATTAATTATTATTTGGCTGCAGTCTGTTCACTTATCTGCGCTTAAGGATTACAAAAGAATCGTTCGAAACTTCTGTTGCGGTGTTGTTATTGCTATCGCTGGCTCTTGGCTGCTTTTGAAGTATACGCCGTATAAGAGTGCTGCTGCCGTGCTTACCATGATGGATATTGGCTTCATGCTCATCGTGCTGCTGACCGCCTATCATTTTGAACAAAAGTTTCCAAGAAAGTCAAGTCGGGTATATTTTAATTTTTTCACATATTTCCGTAAATATCCTTCCCTCTTCTTTATTGGCACCTTTTTTTATTCGGGTGTATATGTGCATAGCTTTGTTTATTGGTTCAGCCCTTATAATGAACGGATCGGAGAGAGATTTGTCATTTCACCTTTCTACGATTTACCAGTCTTTTACGCGTATTTAACAGTGGTTCCGACATTAGTCACTTTTGTTGTATCTGTGGAGACGTCCTTTTATGACAAATTCCGCGGATATTATGATAAAATTTTAAATGGAGGAACACTGCAGGAGATTATGCGTGCCAAATTGGATATGCAGCGAACATTGATGCAGGAAGTCAGCTTCATGATGGAGGTGCAGCTGCTGTTTACAGTGATTTCTCTTGCTTTAGGTATCAAGCTTCTACTTAAGCTCGGCTTCTCTAATGAACAGCTCTATATGTTCAACATACTCGTCTTAGGTTACTTTGTTTTCATCATGTCGTTCATTATTATGCTCATCATGCTGTATTTTGACGATCGGAAAGGCGTGCTTGCTATTAGCAGCTTGTTTGTTTTATTGAACGCAGGTTTCACATATTGGTTCATGAAAATAGAATATCATGGTTTTGGCATTTTCATTGCGGCCTTCGTGGCATTGTTATGCGCGTTAGCAAGGCTCATAATGTATGTAAGAAATATAGATTACTACACATTTTGTGCTCAACCGATTACCGTACCGAAGAAGGTTTCACGTTGGTATCACTTCAGGAGAAAATCTTCAGTTGTTACGATGCTATTGGTTATCTCGGTGATTTTTCTATCCGCATGTTCTAATGATTCATCCCACGAATCTGGGACTGGACCTCAGATGTCCCCTGTCACGGCACCAATTGCTGCTAATGATAAGTTGATAGAAGATAAGCGACTCTATCAGCAGGATAATGACACGTCCGTTGACACGATCTACTTAACGATCCTGCCAGATAAGCGCGGCAAAGAGAATCCACTCACTTGGTATGCCATGAATCGTATTAAGAACCGAATGGATGAGGGCGATCTCAAAGTCATTGTACAAGAAGGCGCTCCAGACGGAAGCGGTCCTAAATCTGGCATGTTCGGATATGGGAGCACTGGAAGCAACGGGAAAATCAGTATACGCGGGAACACCGCTCGTTATGCTGCGCAACGCTCCTACAAAATTCGCTTAGAGGATCAAGCGGGACTGTGGCATGACCAGAAGACGCTGAATCTGAATAAACATATCTTAGATAGCACACGGATCCGTAATAAATTAAGTTTCGACATTTTTGAGACGATTCCTAATATGACAAGTCTTAGGACCCAATTCGTTCATCTTTACGTTAAGGATCTATCCGAAGGAAAAGGGGAATCCTTCGAGGATTATGGCTTGTTTACACATATCGAGCAGCCGAATGAAAAGTTTTTGAAGAGTCATTGGTTGGATCCGAACGGACAATTGTACAAAGCGATCATGTTCGAGTTTTTCCGGTATCCGGATGAACTTAAGTCAAAATCTGACCCAGCTTACAATAAAGCAGCGTTTGAAACACGCTTGGAGATTGATGGGTATGAGGATCATGAAAAGCTTCTGACGATGCTCGATGATGTGAATAATTTGACTATACCCATTGACGATGTGGTAGCCAAACACTTTGATTTAGAAAATTACTTGACGTTTCTTGCTGCTAACATTCTCATGGATAACATGGATACAGATGCACAAAATTTCTTCTTGTATTCGCCATTAAATTCCGAAAAATGGTATTTCCTTCCTTGGGACTATGATGGAGGATGGGAGCTTCAACGGGGACAAGGAAGTATTAGTCCGTATAGCGAAGGAGTCAGCAATTTTTGGGGAAGTGTGCTCCACAATAGATTTTTCCGAAGCGAAAAAAACGTCCAATTACTGAAAGATAAAATCGATGAGCTTTACGCAACGATTAATAATGAGACTGTTGCCAAACGTCTGCAAACGTACCGTGGAATTGTCGAGCCGTTTATGGTAAAGGCGCCGGATATCAACTTTCTGCCGACTCATCTAAGCAAATTGAACGATGAATTCAAAAGGATTGAGGGAGTTCCGCTCCGCTCACTGGAGCGCTTTAAAGAGGATATAGAGAAGCCGAAGCCATTTTTTATGGGGGATTTAATTCATGAAAACGGCAAATACAGGTTTGAATGGGATCCATCCTTTGATTTGCAAGGGGACGATCTGACATATGAATGGACATTGGCCAAAGATCCTGCATTTACAGAAGTTATCGAGCAACGGAAAAATCTGAAGGATACTAGCGTAGAATTAAGCAGCCTAAAGTCGGGGGAATATTTCTGGAAAGTTACCGTTCAAGATGGGAAGGGACATCAGCAAATCGCTTTTGAATTACAGTCGATTGATGGCAAGCCATACTACGGTGTACGAGCAATAAAGGTGGAGTGA
- the pelF gene encoding GT4 family glycosyltransferase PelF, translating to MRICMIAEGSYPYVTGGVSSWIHSLITNIPEHEFVIFTIGAFEKQRGQFKYKLPPNVVEVKEIFLDAYMRESGEWGHRFRLSDIEQESFQSLLGGRGHVEWGVLFNLLRTKQFRVAADFLMSKDYFDLLVELCKERYPQIPFTEMFWTVRSMVLPLFLSIRHDIPKADLYHSVSTGYAGVIGALAKHLHKKPFIVTEHGIYSREREEEIIKAGWVKGYFKDLWIEYFYRLSECAYDSADEVITLFSRNREIEIELGCHPDKIKIIPNGVNLSDYEEVVMEKRPDDSIVRIGAIVRVVPIKDIKTMIQSFALVKREVPHAELYIMGPSEEDEEYLMECQQLVDTLQVEGVIFTGEVRIIEYLGRMDIMVLSSVSEGMPLAILEGMASAKPFVATDVGSCRDLLHGRDDDIGPGGIIVPVMHYDQMATAVIKLCKNKRLREEMGRNGLERAGKHYTRKQFIEGYQHLYDSYGWVNAWRV from the coding sequence ATGCGGATTTGTATGATCGCCGAAGGCTCCTATCCTTATGTGACGGGAGGGGTCTCAAGTTGGATTCATTCATTGATTACCAATATACCAGAGCACGAATTTGTGATATTCACAATTGGTGCATTCGAGAAGCAGCGAGGCCAATTTAAATATAAACTGCCACCCAATGTTGTTGAGGTGAAAGAAATATTTCTTGACGCTTACATGCGCGAATCGGGAGAATGGGGGCATCGCTTTCGCTTGTCAGACATTGAACAGGAATCGTTCCAATCCTTGCTTGGTGGAAGAGGACATGTGGAATGGGGAGTTCTCTTTAATTTACTGCGTACCAAACAGTTTCGTGTAGCGGCAGATTTTTTAATGAGCAAGGACTATTTTGATCTGCTGGTCGAGTTGTGTAAGGAGCGCTATCCCCAGATCCCATTTACGGAAATGTTTTGGACAGTTCGTTCGATGGTGCTGCCGTTGTTTTTGTCCATTCGACATGATATTCCGAAAGCTGATCTATATCACAGTGTTTCCACAGGTTATGCGGGTGTCATTGGCGCGTTGGCCAAGCATCTTCACAAAAAACCTTTCATTGTGACTGAGCATGGTATTTATTCTCGTGAACGTGAAGAGGAAATTATTAAAGCGGGTTGGGTGAAAGGTTATTTTAAAGATTTATGGATTGAATACTTTTACCGTCTATCGGAGTGCGCTTATGATAGCGCGGACGAGGTGATTACCTTATTTAGTCGGAACCGTGAAATTGAAATTGAGCTTGGCTGTCATCCAGATAAAATAAAAATTATTCCAAACGGGGTCAATTTAAGCGATTATGAAGAAGTGGTCATGGAGAAACGGCCTGATGATTCTATTGTGCGAATTGGCGCAATCGTGCGTGTTGTACCGATCAAAGATATCAAGACTATGATTCAAAGCTTTGCACTAGTTAAGCGGGAAGTGCCGCATGCTGAACTATACATCATGGGACCGTCGGAAGAGGATGAGGAATACCTGATGGAGTGTCAGCAGCTTGTAGATACATTGCAAGTGGAGGGTGTCATTTTTACAGGGGAAGTGCGAATTATAGAATATTTAGGCCGTATGGATATCATGGTATTGTCAAGTGTGAGTGAAGGTATGCCGCTTGCGATTTTGGAAGGGATGGCCAGTGCCAAGCCATTTGTAGCTACTGATGTAGGAAGTTGTCGCGATCTGCTTCATGGTAGGGATGATGACATAGGTCCAGGTGGAATCATTGTGCCTGTCATGCATTATGATCAGATGGCCACAGCAGTTATAAAGCTGTGTAAGAATAAAAGATTGCGAGAAGAGATGGGACGCAACGGCTTGGAGCGGGCAGGCAAGCACTATACACGGAAGCAGTTTATTGAAGGTTATCAACATCTCTATGACTCGTATGGGTGGGTGAACGCATGGCGGGTATAG
- a CDS encoding DUF2194 domain-containing protein translates to MKKIGFKRNVYMILIGIFLLAVAVQVTNSQFILQFNRNGTANGSLKGLKPAVAQVQTSGKSYCVLFDRSDEFSVKLKTQTENVLGYLKKPMKTFDVRSEVVQTNGCQVVISTLTNMSLIGNVDELAQYVKQGGYVFQETTPEKGDSFYRLYRKMGIVNVRENLNSRGIHLTSNVLIGEDELTINDPFIFNSMMSVELDLKSRVLAKSAEGVPLLWDYPYGQGKFMVFNGTMLQEKLNRGLIAGALGMLEPVFVYPIFNSKIVYLDDFPMPIANTMDTMIYDEYHKSRPAFFKDIWWPDMLSLAKKSDVKYTAVLIESYQQIVQPPFNSPLDKDTKGLVSYGREVLKSGGEIGLHGYNHQSLTTSKEVADAFEYVPWGSINDMTEATKEVIDFAKQAFPNYSMVSYVPPSNVLSPEGREALKKGWPTLAVISSLYPEDGSDLAYVQEYAIASDGILEMPRMTSGYSEGNFQRWLIANAVTTHGIFSHFIHPDDIISKDRSEGLKWDKMYKNLSEMLERVHQTYPWLRAMTSSEAAIDMEAELASQVSLSVEGNILRGKMTNFHDRAYFVARMTNKIGKLHGCKVEKIDTNTYLITASTTEFDIELGG, encoded by the coding sequence ATGAAAAAAATCGGATTCAAACGTAACGTCTACATGATTCTTATCGGTATTTTTTTGCTGGCTGTTGCTGTGCAAGTCACAAATTCACAATTCATTCTTCAGTTCAACCGTAACGGCACTGCGAATGGCAGTCTGAAAGGATTGAAACCTGCGGTCGCACAGGTTCAGACTTCAGGTAAATCCTATTGTGTACTTTTCGATAGATCAGATGAATTCAGCGTGAAATTAAAAACGCAAACAGAAAATGTGTTAGGTTATCTGAAAAAGCCAATGAAGACTTTTGATGTGCGAAGTGAAGTTGTTCAAACAAACGGATGCCAAGTTGTTATCTCGACATTGACGAACATGTCGTTAATCGGCAATGTTGATGAACTCGCACAGTATGTGAAACAGGGCGGATATGTATTTCAGGAGACAACACCCGAGAAGGGAGATTCGTTTTATCGCCTGTATCGGAAGATGGGCATTGTTAACGTAAGAGAGAATCTTAATTCGAGGGGTATCCATCTAACTTCAAATGTATTAATTGGTGAAGATGAGTTAACTATTAATGATCCTTTCATCTTCAATTCGATGATGTCCGTTGAATTAGATTTGAAAAGCAGGGTGTTGGCGAAATCAGCGGAAGGAGTCCCTCTACTTTGGGATTACCCTTATGGCCAAGGAAAATTCATGGTGTTTAATGGGACGATGCTGCAGGAAAAATTAAATAGGGGACTTATTGCGGGCGCTCTAGGTATGCTGGAACCTGTGTTTGTATACCCAATCTTCAATTCGAAAATTGTCTATCTTGATGATTTTCCGATGCCGATAGCGAACACAATGGATACTATGATTTATGACGAGTATCATAAATCAAGGCCTGCGTTTTTCAAAGATATTTGGTGGCCGGATATGCTGTCATTAGCGAAAAAGAGCGATGTGAAATATACGGCAGTATTGATTGAATCCTATCAGCAAATTGTCCAACCTCCTTTCAATTCTCCGTTAGATAAGGATACCAAAGGACTTGTCTCTTATGGACGAGAGGTTCTTAAGAGCGGCGGTGAAATTGGCCTTCATGGGTATAATCATCAATCCTTAACGACAAGTAAGGAAGTCGCGGATGCATTTGAATATGTGCCATGGGGCAGCATCAATGATATGACGGAAGCAACCAAGGAAGTTATTGATTTCGCGAAGCAAGCTTTTCCGAATTATTCTATGGTTTCGTATGTTCCTCCATCGAATGTGCTTAGTCCTGAAGGACGAGAAGCTTTGAAGAAGGGCTGGCCAACGCTTGCGGTCATCTCATCCCTATATCCAGAGGATGGAAGCGATCTAGCATATGTACAGGAGTATGCCATAGCGAGTGACGGTATTCTAGAAATGCCTCGTATGACTTCAGGTTATTCAGAAGGGAATTTTCAAAGATGGTTAATCGCTAATGCTGTGACGACACATGGGATATTCTCGCATTTCATCCATCCGGATGATATCATCTCGAAGGATCGCAGCGAAGGATTGAAATGGGACAAGATGTATAAAAACCTTTCCGAAATGCTTGAACGTGTTCATCAGACCTATCCATGGTTAAGAGCGATGACTTCATCAGAGGCTGCCATCGATATGGAAGCAGAACTTGCGAGTCAGGTATCGTTAAGTGTGGAAGGGAACATTCTGCGAGGTAAGATGACCAATTTCCACGACCGTGCCTACTTTGTTGCTAGGATGACCAATAAAATAGGCAAGCTTCATGGATGCAAAGTTGAAAAAATTGATACGAACACATATTTAATTACAGCTTCTACGACTGAATTTGACATTGAATTAGGTGGATGA
- a CDS encoding NAD-dependent epimerase/dehydratase family protein, whose translation MKVLITGGYGFIGSFVAERFFKEGYEVFIIDNMSTGNKQNVDFKHKGYILSVEDRKCEEIFRSNRFDTVVHLAAQVSVKTSVEDPILDSRSNVLGLSNMLSLAQKYNVHKFIFASSAAVYGNNDQIPIPESAKCDPISPYGINKWIGETYCHKWRELYGLDTLCFRFSNVYGPRQGSVGEGGVISIFMEMVMSGTELVVYGDGGQTRDFIYVEDVADAIFRSSYSNLKGVYNLSTSTENSVKDLIHALQSMHGTVNLTYAGQREGDIYRSKLDNQRIVNDLDWVPKYSFQQGLAKTYDWFLQQHPSRGQSRIKVKEQRSYSRLAKVIRTILPYAENLLALGLTAWIGTLTQGLMSELIDIKIIYIILLGILYGNRQSMLAVFMSTTLYMYNELDNGREMLSLFYDTDFFFHLAVYLFIGLVVGYAVERKNTILESNKQQFVTLSEKHDFLTEVFKETRQVKEELQQQIMNNGDSFGKIYSVIKELESLEPEKIFTSTVSVVESIMKSQSVTIYTVNKYGSYLRLLAKSNSTQFEASKSMKVEDFPYIQTLLQEKKLFVNKELNGGIPLLAAPIFNHGKVVAVISVYTMKFENFTLYHQNLFKIMVELISSSLSRALSYVEATVSQRYMDGTTVLRPEVFADILASKQLANAKHGVEFILLTPIDTFEVSEEIPQKVSKYLRETDYLGMSRDGKLIVLLSNSNQEEASFVLNRFEQNGIYMRMFQEEFSYA comes from the coding sequence ATGAAGGTGTTAATTACAGGAGGATATGGATTTATAGGATCTTTTGTCGCGGAGCGCTTCTTTAAAGAGGGATATGAAGTTTTTATTATAGATAATATGTCAACGGGTAATAAGCAAAATGTGGACTTTAAACATAAGGGTTATATATTATCCGTAGAAGATCGGAAATGTGAGGAAATTTTTCGCAGCAACAGGTTCGATACAGTTGTTCATCTCGCGGCTCAAGTGAGCGTGAAGACATCGGTTGAAGACCCGATTCTGGATTCACGATCAAATGTCCTCGGTCTTTCCAACATGCTGTCATTAGCTCAGAAGTACAATGTTCATAAGTTTATTTTCGCTTCATCCGCTGCTGTATATGGGAACAATGATCAAATTCCTATTCCTGAATCTGCGAAATGTGATCCGATTTCACCTTATGGTATTAATAAATGGATTGGTGAAACGTATTGTCACAAGTGGAGAGAACTGTACGGACTAGACACGCTATGCTTCCGATTTTCAAATGTATATGGACCACGCCAAGGCAGTGTAGGTGAAGGTGGCGTCATTTCCATATTTATGGAAATGGTAATGAGCGGAACAGAACTCGTCGTCTATGGCGATGGTGGTCAAACCAGGGATTTTATCTACGTTGAGGATGTAGCTGATGCTATCTTTCGTTCGTCTTATTCCAATTTGAAAGGTGTTTATAATCTATCTACAAGTACGGAAAATTCGGTCAAGGATCTAATACACGCTTTGCAAAGTATGCATGGCACAGTGAACCTAACGTATGCTGGTCAACGTGAAGGAGACATCTACCGTTCTAAGTTAGATAACCAGCGAATTGTGAACGATTTGGACTGGGTGCCCAAGTATTCCTTTCAGCAGGGACTTGCGAAAACGTATGATTGGTTCTTACAGCAGCACCCATCCCGAGGACAATCACGAATTAAGGTAAAGGAACAAAGGTCATATTCAAGACTTGCCAAGGTCATTCGCACGATATTGCCTTATGCAGAGAATCTTCTAGCTCTCGGATTAACAGCATGGATCGGTACATTGACCCAAGGACTCATGTCTGAGTTAATCGACATCAAAATTATTTATATTATTTTACTAGGCATTCTTTATGGCAATAGACAGTCCATGCTTGCCGTCTTTATGTCAACAACGCTATATATGTATAATGAACTGGATAATGGCAGGGAAATGCTTTCTTTATTTTATGATACGGACTTCTTCTTTCATTTAGCTGTCTATTTGTTTATCGGATTAGTCGTAGGCTATGCCGTGGAGCGTAAAAACACGATCCTTGAATCGAATAAGCAACAGTTTGTAACACTGTCGGAAAAACATGATTTCTTAACCGAAGTATTCAAGGAAACACGTCAGGTTAAAGAGGAACTGCAGCAGCAAATCATGAATAATGGCGATAGTTTTGGGAAGATCTATTCCGTTATTAAAGAGTTAGAGAGTCTTGAGCCAGAAAAAATCTTTACTTCGACGGTAAGTGTTGTTGAATCCATTATGAAATCGCAATCCGTTACGATTTATACGGTAAATAAATACGGTAGTTACCTTCGTTTATTGGCGAAATCCAATAGTACGCAATTCGAAGCGAGCAAATCGATGAAGGTGGAGGATTTTCCTTATATCCAAACCCTGCTTCAAGAGAAAAAACTGTTTGTAAACAAAGAACTAAATGGAGGAATTCCTCTCCTCGCTGCGCCTATTTTTAACCATGGTAAAGTCGTTGCGGTTATTTCCGTGTATACGATGAAATTTGAAAATTTCACACTATATCACCAAAATCTGTTCAAGATTATGGTGGAATTAATCTCATCTTCGCTCTCAAGAGCACTCTCCTATGTTGAAGCGACTGTCAGTCAGAGGTATATGGATGGAACGACAGTCTTGAGACCAGAGGTTTTTGCCGATATATTAGCTAGCAAACAACTTGCTAATGCTAAACATGGCGTTGAATTTATACTGCTTACCCCCATTGACACATTTGAAGTTTCGGAGGAAATCCCGCAAAAGGTATCAAAATATTTACGAGAAACGGATTATTTGGGTATGAGCAGGGACGGAAAGCTTATTGTACTGCTATCCAATTCGAATCAGGAAGAAGCCTCTTTCGTTTTGAATCGATTTGAACAAAATGGGATTTATATGCGTATGTTCCAAGAGGAGTTCAGCTATGCTTGA